A single Halopelagius longus DNA region contains:
- a CDS encoding Rieske (2Fe-2S) protein encodes MTNNGPEHEDIDTSYHYVLSAKDIRDNGRVIVDIAGREIVVAAVDDNFVAFSNYCPHQGGPLGEGRISGRVTLPDEGGSMSDMVVDCETSTVACPWHGWCFETESGEHIGKPANSIPTYDVVEREGDVYVSL; translated from the coding sequence ATGACAAATAATGGCCCTGAGCATGAGGATATCGATACGTCGTATCATTACGTACTTTCCGCCAAAGATATACGTGACAATGGTCGTGTTATTGTCGATATCGCTGGCCGAGAGATCGTCGTTGCAGCTGTAGATGATAACTTTGTCGCGTTTTCGAACTACTGTCCCCATCAAGGTGGCCCGTTAGGAGAGGGACGAATTTCTGGGAGAGTTACTCTCCCTGATGAAGGTGGATCAATGTCAGATATGGTTGTGGACTGTGAGACGTCAACAGTCGCCTGCCCCTGGCATGGGTGGTGTTTCGAGACGGAATCGGGTGAACACATTGGCAAACCAGCCAATTCTATTCCCACATATGACGTTGTAGAACGAGAGGGTGATGTCTACGTATCATTATAA